GGATTTTTGAGATCCAGTGTATTGCCAGACTTAAACCCTGACTGATCGACTGCAGCTGCAATGTGAATGTCGTAGCTCTGTCTGTAGAGGAGAAAACATAGATGAGAATATGCTGACGTGTTCATATTAATAACTGGTGGCCCAGCTGGGGTGCCTCCTGAACCTTATgataagtagggtggtagtagcctagtgggtaacacactcgcctatgaaccagaagacccaggttcaaatcccacttactatcattgtgtccctgagcaagacacttaaccctaagttgctccagggggactgactctgtaactactgattgtaagtcgctctggataagggtgtctgaataatgtaaatgtaaatgtaaatgataaaacaTCAGTAGGGGGACTACATGCCATTACATTAGGTGCTGGCAGTTGTTCATATTATAATATGATATTATAATAACACAGCATGTGATTATTGTTTGGGGAAATGCTAACCAAGATTTCATAAGAACCAATAAACGGaacataaaagtaataaaagtgaataaaattgtCAGACGATAGACAACAATATCTTCACTTCTGTAATTTCCTTCTGCATTTTTATATACCTTTTGTTGGCTATTAGCTGAACCTTTCCAGACAATGTCTGTCCAGTTTTGGCAAACAGTGGGGTCTGCAACAGGCAGCGGACCTGGTACCAATGTGTCAGGGGTTCAGTGGGAGCTGTCGACAGCCATACAGTCATCCTGTCAAAGCAATCCAGTTCAGGTCATTAGTAAAggttggaaggttgcaggtttggttcctgaactgccaagttttcactgaggtggcactgcccacttctcaccaagggtgatggttaaaaacagaggaaaatttttgatgtgtcactgtgtgttgtgcataCATTGAATGCAAAAGAATATTATTTAGGAATTTCAGAGGGTGGAAAAGAAGGCATGGCTGTTTCTTTGTggaaaaaacaatgaagaatTGTACCTTTTGTTTAATATATGAAATACTGTGCTTTCATATATTTAGGGAGAAATGTCTATGCTATAAACATTTCTCTGTCTAGTTACTGAGGTCAGGTTTGGGATGAAAGCTGGTCGAGCTGGCAGTAATAAATTGAATATAAAGGGAAAGAGATGTACATCATCTGCAGGGTACCTAATTTCATATCCTTGTACCCATTTCATGCACATACTgtatttagaaatgtattttatgaacTGGTTTTATTGAGTTATCATACCAATGTCATGACTTCTCATTAGTTCTATTTGTCCTTTTTTACTGGACCTCAACATTCCCATTATTGATCTTAGATCAATTCATatgaaatttcattttcatctaAATAAATCCTGTGAATGGACTATGATGAACATTGAATTATGCTTCCTTACCTTGAACCTACAAAGGCAACATCAAACCAGAAGGCCAATCCATGGATCAGTCCTGTCTGCATAAGTTTAAACACAAAGGGAATCTCCATCCTGTGATTGACAGTGGTTGGTTGTTATTTTGAGTCAACAATTTCCAATATATCCATCATTAATGTGCACTTCCCATGTGCAACAGCAATTGACATATTTGAATTCTTGCTTAAAATATTATAGGACACAAACCTGTGTAAGTCTTCTTCATTGGCTTCTAAAAAATTGATAGTGTATTTTACAGATTTGGCCATCAAAATGTGCATGTCAAATGTATCCTACAGTGAAAAGAAATCAGAGAAACAGTTTGATAGGTTTACCTACAGTAGGTGTGCATTAAAGTCTTTACTGTGGTGCCACTGCTTATATCAGTGTGGGTACTCACTACTATGGGCTGTCTGAAAAACTCATCCATGGCTGCGGAGTGAAGTGCATTCAGATTCACTCCATAGAAACATGTCTGCTGCCTGCCAAGAAAGTCAAGCAACGTCTGCATGTCAAACGTTCACTAACACACCTGAAATAACACACCTCAGGTtatgaaataataaacaaacaaaaagaaggcaaaaagttaaacatttgagtctctccaatgcagggagcttttgctgtgatggcattTCATACTCTTGGCTTTTCTCAACCACCCATTAGAAAgcagggatggttttccaacagtcctgacagcatcttttcattcactcatgttactGAGCATCTCCTGAAGggacttttgatgatgacaataatgaacaaagaaGTAAttaaggtaaaaagaggcgactctgaaaaaacacatACATCTCCTGCAACTAAAAATTctgaatatgtttcttgcattggattcttcaaaataaccTTCATCTTGGTCTCCAAAGAAGATTGTCCAAATTTTGACTGGTATAGTATTGTAGAAGCAAATGACAGTAATAACGAATCTAATATGTAACACACCAtccaaataatattaatgataatcAGATTTACAATGGACAGTTTACAACCATTCCAGATGCATATATTTTAcaacaaaatacagaaacatacagACAGTAACATGCTGTATTCAGATTGAAATACATATCAGGAGGTGCTTCTGCTTGTTTCAATTTGTATGGTTCAACCTGTTGTGATCTCTCACCAGAAGCTGGACCGGGCATGCTGCTCTATGAACAGTTGCTCATCTGTAAATGGGGCGAGGTGGATATCACTAGATGTGGGAAACATTACACCTGAACAAAATGCAATGGAgataataaattgtgaaatttcACCGTAAAAATCAACTTGTTATGACAGTAATTACAATGCTTGTGAAACCCAATATACACCTTTAGGCTTCAGCCATTTTTTGGAGTGGAGGTAACTGTCCAGCATCCTTTCATTCAGCAGCATGTAACTGATGGGTTCTGAAATAATGACGTCAACTTTCTCTGGACAGGACACTTCCTCAATTTTCCCGGTCAGAACCTCAATTTTGTCTGACAAGCAGTTCTCCTTCACCAGCATCTAAAAGCACAAGGTCTATAAGTTGCCAGAATCCAATAAAAGCACCATAATGACTCTTTCTTAATTATATCTGGCTTATCAGATCAGAAGAAATGTGCAGCAAATTCAACACACATCTGGTGGCTttcaaaaaacaacatttgtttttaatgagtGGAAAATGGAGCAGAGTAAACTATGCTTGACTGGCAAAAATCTATTCACCCACGAAAATATGTTTCCATTCCCTTAACAGACCTTTCTAAGCCAAATACCATCCATGCAACATTAAGAACACAATTTTGCGCCATAGACTAAAGTGGTTGTAGTTTTCTgaaatgtaatcttttttttcatcaaaatcattttttaaatcataattaattaaCACAACTAAAAAGATGTAGGTGCTTCCTCTGCCTTTTTTTAgtgcaaggaggaacaagaggagcactgccacagccctgcaaaatgaccacaaatgtgcacgtgtctgctcaaacggtcagaaacagactccatgagagGTGGGGGTTGTGAATATAGTGAATGTGAAGAATATTTagttcattcagatctaggatgtcttatttttgtgttccttttttgtAGTGTATGTATTTTCACTGATAAAGGATTTGACACCGCAGGCTTGCCTTGGTGTACTGGGCGACAGAACTGGCTTCCACTGCATATATCTTCTTTGCTCCAGCTTGCACAgcaaaaaatgacagaattccTGTTCCACAGCCCACATTCAACACAATCTgccaagacaagaaaaaaattacattacaacTCCAACAACAGATGGTGAGGGCACATGCAATAGACTTTTATTAAGAAGAATTAAGAAGAAATTAAGAAGAAACTTAGTTTAATAATTAGCAATTCCTGAACTTGTCTTCTGTCACCTTATCTTTGAAGTCCAGGTCATTGAGCAGGATGGCTTTCTGATAGGTTGCTGTTTTCAAGTAGTCTTGCAGCATGTTCTGCTGCTGGGACAGCCAGCCAAAAAACTACAGAGAGGTGGACTTTGTCAGAATGGTTTAATCTCACTTATGTACACATATGTAAACTATACATTCTAAAATTAGcattatatgttatatatagaTACCAATAAACGTCTTATTCTAATATTTATCCACTGCGGCAAGATTGCACGTTTCTTTACCTGGAAGTATTGCGTATTTAATGAGTCCTCTATTCTGTGATCAGAGGTGGATAGCTTCATCCCTGGATTTCTCCATCTCCTTAGCAATGTATGGAAAGCCTGAAACTCTACAAAATATTCGATAAGGAACCAACCAGCATGACAAAATGTTGAAGAACTGTTGATGTCTATGGGACAGGCATTAGGAAAAGGGAATAATGGTATAATGGTGCAGCACATAGAGATCTTATTCCATCTGCTACCCCTTAAATGTGTGTTCATACCTCATGAACAACCAGAACGCTCAACAAGCGCGAGAATAGGGGCGCCCCGCATGCTGAACTGGGCCATGTCAGTAAGGACCATTTCATTCAGCTATGGACCTGCTGGTGGAATAACAGAACTCCAGTAGAGCTTGCAGTTTCCAGTAACGCTTGTCTGATTATGCACGCACTCCTGCACAGACGGGGATTTATTTCAAAACTTCTCATCTCTCTCTTGAATGATGAGCTCAACTACAATGCATGTGTgatttaaaatgacaaagtgtctaaaatgactaaaattagGGGAATATCCACAGAGGGCCTGAGCTTCACTAAAGGAGGGTGAACAACTGAGGAAGAACATTTCAGAAATCTTTAGATATGAATGAATTCAAAAGGGGCTGATTCAGACGTGCCTACAATCCTAGCCTGCATGAAAATATCCACTAGACCTGATTCAACTAATGaatgttattcatgttattcGTAATTGCCCATATAATTGAGTCATCTGTCTGGAACATTTGAAATTTGACCATAAGAGTGCTCTTCAGAATCTCATGGTCTATTGTGCTTTAATATCAGATGGACATGTTGTTGTGATTTGCTGGGGTCTAAGCTACTCACCCAGGTGTGTTTTGAAGCTCAGCAGGACACTAACATAGCCCTGGGTGATGAGGAGGGACTGAGCGCCCACCCGACAGTGTTCTGTGTCCATACTGAAGGAGAAACTGAAGACGCACACCCTTACGCCtacagtcacacacaaacatatatttcCGCAATGAATTTGAAGTAATTTTGAAGAAAATCATGTTGACCTTTaggttttaatgaaatgaatttgGATGTGGTTGTGCAATAGTGGGAGTGCAATGGTGCTGTTAAGGTTTAAGCAGCATGTGCTGGCTGCCATGCCCACTGGGCCGTGGCAGAAAACAGGGGGTGCTGCAGCCATGGGTTCCAAGTTTAAACGGAGCCTTACAGCCATAAATCCCAGCCTGTCAGCACAGCCAGACCACACAGGGAAGAGGAAAATGTGCAATCCACCTGAACAAAGAGAGCAGGGAGGTTACGACTATCCTCCTTTACTCTGTGCCCAAATCTTTAATGTTCTCAGCAGCATAAATGAATATTATGCAGAATACTTTCAGAATACGAAactgtcttttttccccatcagtATCAATGGTGTTCATTAACATTAATGCTGTATGGATGGATGAACTTTGCATGTTACAATTAAAttccaaaaaataattttcaccgcccaaggtggtagtagcctagtgggtaagacactcgcctgtgaaccagaagacccgggttcaaatcccacttactaccattgtgtccctgagcaagacacttaaccctaagttgctccagggagactgtccctgtaaatactgattgtaagtcgctctggataagggcgtctgataaatgctttaaatgttaatgtaattttCATAGCTCACCATATAGTTGAAATATACTGAACTTTTAGCTCATTATATTAACAGTTTATTAAGTTAGGGGTAATTCCCTATGTACAACAGcaccaaaaatattaaaatctgcattttaacaAATGTTTGTTAATTCAGCTATTAATCACAGGATCCAAGTTCTCCATTAACATTTGAGGTGTAAAAGTGCAGCTGGTAGTAAACATGACTGGAGGACAATTAAGTTGCCCTAGAGGAACGGTCCTTGAAAATAATGCTTGGTTGCTAATGTTGATGCATTTTCAAAAACCTTACAATATATAAAACTACCAAAAGCATTTTATATCAAAATCCCATTCATTCTGCAATCTTACCATCCTGAGTGGTGAAGACCAGTCCTTTCAAGTCCTTGGTGATTTCTAATGACAGGTTTTTATGCTGCTTCTGGCTTGACGTCTGAACACTTCCTTTCGCTTGGTCTTCATTTAGAAATAAGATATTTACAGAGAAGGTCGCCTGTTCTTCAGCCTCCATGTTCCTAAATTGTATTCCTTGCTCATGGACATCCACGTGAAATGTGATTTAGTTCAGCCCTGTGCTTGACTTAACTTTTGCAGTCGCTCAATCTAGGAGGAGGAGTCTTCGTGCAGGGTCACATGAGGCAAATATGGCATATTGTAGCACAACAGGGAAAATAGTCCATTTTGAATATTCACAGGGATGTGCATCAGTATATTTTAAAAGTACATTAAACTTGGGGTCTGTTTCCCGATTCATGAATTAAGTCTTATACTTTTGCAATCTAGGCCTTATCCTGAATTCCTTAACACTTTTTCAAAAGGCTTGCAAATATAAAACCCAGACATAGTTAGaaaaagaatttttttaattcatttgagggggtggggggcaaTTACAGAAAACATTCATAAATAATCAGTAAGTCTTAAGTCTTCTGCAGAGATTCACTGCTCACCAGTATCCCAGGGTCTTCAAAGctgtaatggaaaaaaaaaaatcaaaattaaGAAACTGTAAAGAATAAACAGTCAcagaagccccccccccactgcACCCTCATAATTATGCCTTATAATCTTTCCCAATATTGAGGTCAGATGGGTAGTGATTAGCCTATAATCATTGGGACAGTGCGTTGATCAAGAGCACGAAGCAAAATCCAAAGCAATGCTTACCATTGTTTGTAAAAACCTTCAAATGTCTCCTCCGAGAAACCTGAAAGACGACAGAGTGAAGTGAGCATTTTCAGGCTAGCAGAGCTCCGCGTGGGCTAAACGTGGGCAGCCACGTGTCCTCATACTACAATAGAGTAATCACGCTCTTCATTATGTGAACAGCAGAAAGGGTTTTAAATCATCGGACAAACAAAACGTTACTTaaaattgggggaaaaaaacgagcATTTACCGTCGAAATTATGTAGACATCCAATGGCGAAAACTTCAACGCCCGCAAAAATACACAAGTCCTTGCCGATCTACCCCCAACAACCAATAAAAACGAGGTTTATAATCAAATAAACAGCTGCTACGAAGATTACAAAGACATTTGGTATAAAAACTACTTTCGAACGACAGCGTGGACTGGCGGCCCGACAGAGAGAGAGTCGCTTCCAGCCCAGGAGCGAAAACGGCAGCTTCAAGAAGGAAGCAACGTAAAGGAGCCTGTAGCTGTCTGaccgaccaatcagaagagACTTTATTGAACTGTGGGCGGGCCCGTTTTCGAGTTTGACTACGAAAAGTAGTGGcgaggcaaaaaaaatgtaattaacagcTGACAATAAAATATACTGTTTAAGCGATAAATCTTAACAAAAATAACTGCAATTGTGCAGTACCCAATGTTTATTTGTCGACTGGTTGAATCGCCCAGACGATTCAATTCACATGTACTTAATTTGAAGATTTCATACACTGTTCACAAGCAAAATGGGCGAGAAAACCTTAAACCTGGAATTAGAACAAGACAAATATTCTCGTGGACAGAATTTTTCAAAAGGGGAACACTCAACAAACTCATAAATCTTTTTTAGATTACTGCCCCAgctttataataattttatttattttataatactaGGATCTACTCTGTGGCTAAACATGAAATTATGAGTGATTAATTTATCATGCAACATCTGTACAACATTCTGAGTCTCATATCATTGTGTGTGACAAAAATCATTAGATTGTGAAATACTTAAAAGAGATTTTAATTTTCCCATTTTGTTTTAGTGatggaaataaaacattaaatacaaacagaaaaagaCGGTTACCAAAAACagagagaactttttttttttttttagaagtcgCACTAGATTTTTGAAACACGTCTTTAAGATGTGTAGTAAAGGAAAACCTATTTACACATTAGTACAGGTAcactttgtggaaaaaaaaaagctattgcAAATGTTGAGTACAAAGAACGTTAATATTCTTTACAATATAGAATTATTTGTGTTAACCTGATGGGAGTACAGTTTACTTGTGTCAGCCACTGGTTCTGCATCGAACATTGGGAGAGCTGGAGAATCGAAACTCCTCTTTGCCTTGGGAGGCCGTCCACAAGGGACATGATTGTGCTTTGGGTTCATCAGCAGCCCTTTCAGAAAGATCCTTCCATGAAAGTGGTGCATGTACAGGCCCATCAGGAAGGTGAACCCCATCAAAGGTGTGGCAGAAAGCTTCATCTCAGGTCTGAGAGAATCCTGCTAACCGATCATGTGGAAGCCTACCAGAGCAGGGAAAAAGAAATGCCAGTTCTGCCGTACAGCCACAAGAGGATACCGCTTCATGGTAAATGCATAGTAAGACATTCtgaagcaaaaaatattttcctatGTGAAAcactggtggaaaaaaaagttaatgaagCCCTGAGACATAATTTGCTAGAAGTCTGGCATTATTAACAGTGCAGGGGATACAGGAAAACGTAGTGCGAGCGATCAACCTTCCGCTTTAGGGGCAAATATTTTGTTCTAAACAATCAAAGAACAACTATCATGTTTTTTGAGTGTAAGAAATATTATTATGGAAAAGCCAATTAGTATCTTAGCAGTGTTATCCTGACATCCATCTGAAGACATCATGTGGATTGCAAACGAACATTATCAAAAACAACACAGTTTGATCTGATGTCTCAAAACTACCAGAGCAAATTTAATGCTGCACATAAGAAGCTCACAATGGAACAACTAATTTAAGAGCCCCACACATATGCAAAATACAGATCCATGATCTGTATTAATAATTCCCAATCGTACACCAGGATGGAGTAAAATTATGAACTGGGTGACATTTTCAGTTCCTAACAAGCATTTTGGTTAACACATCTTACACCACTCCCACCaatctaaataaatacagaCCTAGGTGTTTAATTGTAGGCTACAGTAGAGGCTACTTACTGTACAAAATCATGATTGGTATTTTGCTGAATGTTGTGTAAAGGAAAGATTCTAAGCTTTAAGACGGAAGTCTGAAAACTGAGCACTAAAATACCAGTTAATgccacaataaattaaaaagcaatGAAAATGTGACAATACACCTACTTTAAAACTGTATATGATCAAAATGAacattacacacaaatatactgTGCAGTCCTCCCGCTGAAAAGAAGCAGTGAAGCCAGGGGTTCAAGTCCAAAGAGTCTCTTCTCTCACCCCTGCAATTACAGCACTTGCCAGGATTTGGTGTCTTTAGAAGCCTTGTCCTCCATCATACTGTCCGCACCATCAAACTCCTCCTGAATGGTGGGAAATGACCCTTGCTGTTGCTGATGGCTGGTATCAAGGTCTAGCAGTTGATGGAACAGTCCATCTTTGCTTTACCTGCTGAACTGATAATCCTCATTAGGCACCGGCCAAACTCCTCAAGGATGACCCTCTCAGCCACAGCCTGTGGTTGGCTAGACAGCTCTGCCTGCTCTGCTTGCTCCATGAGACAGTCACAGGTCGCCTCTGCCACCTCCTTTGTGACAAACGTGTAGGGAAGCCTGGCAGGGCCAAACAAAAAGCCACAGGAATAAGCTTCAGATACTTCTTGATACAGCTTAATGATACTGAAGACTAACTATAGTGGGATCTGCAGTggtcttacctccctccaccacAGGGAAGAGCCGGAGTTGTACGTGTCAACAGGTCTGAGATTTGCGAAGACAATTTGGTTTTCGCCGCTGTCTGTTGCTGGACACGAACCTCTGCTGCATCCGCCAGGTGCATCAACGTTTTTCTCTCTGGACTCTCCTCAAAGTTCTTACAGCCCACACACTTACAAATACTTGAACACATGATCTTTGCCTGCAGAGAGAGTTGATTGAAAATGCAGCCATTGCAAAATTGACAGTGATCCTAAGATTAAACAGGGGTATTTTCTCTTGAGCAAGTGTCTAACCTCATAGCATTCGCAGTAGTTCTTCAGACAACCAGATCGTTTGCAGTTGCAGCCCTTGCTGTGTCTTCGGTCTGACTCACCTTCCTTTCCCTTGCCAATTTTTGGCTTAAAAGCCTCTGGATTTCTGTCAAGGCAAGCCTGTGTCCAAAGATATCATTAGGAACACATggtcaacataaaaaaactccaaaaatgTTTACACATCAGGTTGTcacaacaaaaatgtgaaataatatttaTCATACAGAAGAATGCAATGGGCTTGCTTACTTTGATGGCTTTAAGGCGCTCAGACTCATGTTCCAAGTTGTTAAAGCAGTTAGTGCAGTTACAGTTGCTACAGAACTCCCCATTGGCAAAGCAGTCACAATACCTATCAAAAAATGGATGTCAAATCATGCATTTAGTACATTGATCTTGAATTTGTACATTTCAAAACGATCTCATCAAAGTCAACTAGCTGTTTCTTCAATACACTGTATTGGCACTGTAAATGGgcaacagacaaaaaacaaaattattctGGAAAGGTAGGCAGTGGTCTATTGCACAGAATTCTCCAACTGTTTACCGCTTCACAGAAGCTAATGCAGCTCTTTAGCCTGGCCTGCTCTAAGAACGTCTTTTTCAGTCTTTATTATTGATATCCTCTTTAGTCAGTTTCTCTACCATCCCACATTCCTGACAATTAGCATGTGCCAGATTTACCATCTCTCACTCCCACTGGGGTAGTGGTACACCTAAGCAAGATTCTCCCTTTCTTTTTACCCCTGTTCCTAAATGACCCGAATGCTTGTTCCCATTTACAGAGCCAAGGCTGTGTAGGAACACCAAATTTCTTCCCTTGGGTACCCACTGCACCACAATGAAATATTGTCTAAAAGTTTATTGAATTAGTGTAACTCAaacaacatataaatatatatatatttagtaaCCTACAATTTTAGACATTGTGACTTTGTGCAATTGCAGGGTTTCCTGGGCCTTGTTGTTGACTCTGACACTGAAAGTGTgctaaaagagaaaaagaaattacattcagcaatgcattaaaaaaaccaAAGAGAAAAAACACTGTAGACCTGCGTTGTGCTTACCCATTGAGGGGCATCCTGGCTTGTGTCTGTATGCCTGTAGTGGTCGAATAACTGGCACTGCTGGCCAAAGTCACAAATGAGGACTGCTGGAGCTATGACAGCATAAAAAAGCTCTTGTAAAGCCATAGTAGTCCAGAATAAAAATAACATCACTGACAGACACTGACCTGTGTGACATATTGTGCAGGCAACACAGCGTAGCCCACATTGCCTACACCAGGAGCAGACGTAAGCACTGTCCCCGGGGGAAGGTTGGTCAGGTTGGGTTGGATCTGTGGCAATGGTGTGGCAGGCATGATGAGTCGCTGTTGTGTTTGGGTGGGCACCACTTGTGCAGTGGAGTTCAGGGGTTTTGGCACCACCTAAAAAGAAAGGTGCAGTCCATAAGAGGCATTTAGTCAGTTGACAGCTAGCTCAGTGACAGGCCTTTCAATAACAagcaaatgctgtgaatgcaAGGCCAATTAATTGCACTGTGACAGCCTATATGCAAATAGCAGTAATAGTATGTTGGTGTTGCAATCGTGTCACCTGCTTCACCGTCTGGGCAGGAACGATTGGAACAGACATCCTCATCGGAGCAGTGTTCACTACCAAAGGCTTGgctaaaagaaaaatatcagtTATCAACACCATACCACACACATACCTGAacataaattgtaaaatgtagtTATACAATCAATACATTTTCAGTAATTCTCATAGGAAAACAATGCAGACCTGGTTGGCTGGAGGCGGAGTTGATGCTGGGACTGCTGTTGTGAGCCGTGCCACTGGCTGTTGTGGCTGTCACCAAACGAACGTAGTGGAAACGGCTTCCGGGGACCTGGATCTGCTGCACGCTGGGTGTAGCAGCCAGTGGGAAGATAGTCTTAAACTGGGATGTACCCACACCTCCCACTGCCACTGTCTGCACAGGCTTCACAGTCTGACATAAAACAAGgtcattaaaagaaaagaaaaaaaaaaaacatcttaattCAAGGATTTGAATATGTAACAAAAACTACTAATGAAAAGAATAACTATTCTTTTTGACAGAAAAGCACAGGCAGCGACCTGTGAGGTGGACTGGTTGGGTGCTGCTTTAGCTGGGGATGTGGGCTGCTGCACTGCTAGGATTTGCTGGCCAAGTGCAACACTGAGGGGCAGAGACACAGTCTTCTGAGGGGAGCCCGGAGATGGGGAGGCCATCGAGACCACTGTGAGCTGTAGAAAAACAACCACAGGAAAATGAGTGGAACTCAAAACAATCCAAAATGCTGGACCAGCAGGTGACTGGGGGGGGTCAAACTGCTCCTGTATTTATAAGTCCAATTGGACCCAAACTGACCTAGGCACTCTGCACATACTCTACACTTCCCTCCACTATATTCTTCAAGATGTAATGTGTGGTGTGCACAAAAACTATGTGAATGTGTACGCGGCAGAAGTAGTATGTGTGCAAGGACAAAGTAGTGTCCGTGCGAGCTTTGCATGTCCATGAGTGGGGAAAAGTAGTGTGCGTGCAAGCTTTGCATGTCCATGAGTGGAGAAAAGTAGTGCGCGTGCGAGCTTTGCATGTCCATGAGTGGGGAAAAGTAGTGCGCGTGCGAGCTTTGCATGTCCATGAGTGGGGAAAAGTAGTGCGCGTGCGAGCTTTGCATGTCCATGAGTGGGGAAAAGTAGTGCGCGTGCGAGCTTTGCATGTCCATGAGTGGGGAAAAGTAGTGCGCGTGCGAGCTTTGCATGTCCATGAGTGGGGAAAAGTAGTGCGCGTGCGAGCTTTGCATGTCCATGAGTGGGGAAAAGTAGTGCGCGTGCGAGCTTTGCATGTCCATGAGTGGGGAAAAGTAGTGCGCGTGCGAGCTTTGCATGTCCATGAGTGGGGAAAAGTAGTGCGCGTGCGAGCTTTGCATGTCCATGCATGATGAAAAGTAGTGTGCGTGCAAGCTTTGCATGTCCATGAGTGGGGAAAAGTAGTGCGCGTGCGAGCTTTGCATGTCCATGAGTGGGGAAAAGTAGTGCGCGTGCGAGCTTTGCATGTCCATGCGTGGGGAAAAGTAGTGCGCGTGCGAGCTTTGCATGTCCATGAGTGGGGAAAAGTAGTGCGCGTGCGAGCTTTGCATGTCCATGAGTGGGGAAAAGTAGTGCGCGTGCGAGCTTTGCATGTCCATGAGTGGGGAAAAGTAGTGCGCGTGCGAGCTTTGCATGTCCATGAGTGGGG
This genomic stretch from Denticeps clupeoides chromosome 5, fDenClu1.1, whole genome shotgun sequence harbors:
- the carm1l gene encoding histone-arginine methyltransferase CARM1 isoform X1; translated protein: MEAEEQATFSVNILFLNEDQAKGSVQTSSQKQHKNLSLEITKDLKGLVFTTQDGVRVCVFSFSFSMDTEHCRVGAQSLLITQGYVSVLLSFKTHLEFQAFHTLLRRWRNPGMKLSTSDHRIEDSLNTQYFQFFGWLSQQQNMLQDYLKTATYQKAILLNDLDFKDKIVLNVGCGTGILSFFAVQAGAKKIYAVEASSVAQYTKMLVKENCLSDKIEVLTGKIEEVSCPEKVDVIISEPISYMLLNERMLDSYLHSKKWLKPKGVMFPTSSDIHLAPFTDEQLFIEQHARSSFWQQTCFYGVNLNALHSAAMDEFFRQPIVDTFDMHILMAKSVKYTINFLEANEEDLHRMEIPFVFKLMQTGLIHGLAFWFDVAFVGSRMTVWLSTAPTEPLTHWYQVRCLLQTPLFAKTGQTLSGKVQLIANKRQSYDIHIAAAVDQSGFKSGNTLDLKNPFFRLVSAETFIILLIKTDTTMVGLCSKSNTTKTKKHISPTFFQPNVKHKLFSCFTLYKIN
- the carm1l gene encoding histone-arginine methyltransferase CARM1 isoform X2, which gives rise to MEAEEQATFSVNILFLNEDQAKGSVQTSSQKQHKNLSLEITKDLKGLVFTTQDGVRVCVFSFSFSMDTEHCRVGAQSLLITQGYVSVLLSFKTHLEFQAFHTLLRRWRNPGMKLSTSDHRIEDSLNTQYFQFFGWLSQQQNMLQDYLKTATYQKAILLNDLDFKDKIVLNVGCGTGILSFFAVQAGAKKIYAVEASSVAQYTKMLVKENCLSDKIEVLTGKIEEVSCPEKVDVIISEPISYMLLNERMLDSYLHSKKWLKPKGVMFPTSSDIHLAPFTDEQLFIEQHARSSFWQQTCFYGVNLNALHSAAMDEFFRQPIVDTFDMHILMAKSVKYTINFLEANEEDLHRMEIPFVFKLMQTGLIHGLAFWFDVAFVGSRMTVWLSTAPTEPLTHWYQVRCLLQTPLFAKTGQTLSGKVQLIANKRQSYDIHIAAAVDQSGFKSGNTLDLKNPFFRYG